The Leptospira fletcheri genome includes a region encoding these proteins:
- a CDS encoding AfsR/SARP family transcriptional regulator — MTYYQLSCYLVVTVLVYRTFHHLVLFLRNRKQVYLLHFAFLQISYGAYLFFFIQTINAESAQKALVWERLENTAVPFFGTALVLFVNSYRRIFSRDFTYLYIFLNLLLSGILVTDPNAYTMELSHPRSFPSLGIVIYETKQPILVQYLYLSGMLMIFWTLFKVMNQFRKNHFKNPFLLFGLFLFCSSVIMDILVSTDVLPLPYTSHFSFLILMFSVDSFLTVNKSEREVRLEFKESISRWLKYPSTESPTSGPKSPQDRSGEVARSDFPADKVPTRKKESNSQILKIKAMGPLELELDGKKIPPSEYSSKKKLLKLIKLLVVRYGKGIHKEELLENLWPGMSEKNALNSLHALLFRLRKILGNPEALVFAEDRLYFHPDLVIVDFSEFERELEQANRLLRNKKEGEALVGFRNAQEHYRGDFFEFDLYFPESDVKRDYLRKSLIETYRILCESSQKSGNAEELFLDSESWIRLDDLDERAWRFHFEALQLLDRKNEALRKFEDLKKILKKELGVEPEQDTVALVEKIRTANSVA, encoded by the coding sequence ATGACATATTACCAACTCTCCTGCTATTTGGTCGTTACGGTTCTAGTTTATAGAACCTTTCACCATTTGGTTCTTTTTCTTCGGAACCGAAAGCAGGTTTATTTGCTCCACTTCGCATTTTTGCAGATTTCCTACGGAGCATACCTTTTCTTTTTTATACAGACCATCAATGCGGAAAGCGCTCAAAAAGCGTTGGTCTGGGAGAGATTGGAAAATACCGCGGTCCCTTTTTTCGGCACCGCTCTCGTGCTTTTTGTGAATAGCTACCGGAGGATTTTCAGCCGGGATTTCACCTATCTCTATATCTTTTTGAATCTTCTACTTTCCGGGATATTGGTTACGGATCCGAATGCATATACGATGGAGCTGTCTCATCCTAGAAGTTTTCCTTCTCTAGGCATCGTCATTTACGAAACCAAGCAACCGATCCTGGTCCAATATCTGTATCTTTCGGGAATGTTAATGATTTTCTGGACCCTGTTCAAAGTCATGAACCAATTCCGGAAAAACCATTTTAAGAATCCGTTTCTTCTCTTCGGTCTTTTTCTATTCTGCTCTTCCGTCATTATGGACATTCTGGTTTCTACGGACGTCCTTCCGCTACCGTACACCTCTCATTTCAGTTTTCTCATCCTGATGTTTTCCGTGGACAGCTTCTTGACGGTGAATAAATCCGAGCGGGAAGTGCGTTTGGAATTCAAGGAATCGATCTCGAGATGGTTAAAATACCCGTCCACCGAGTCTCCGACATCCGGTCCGAAATCCCCGCAGGATAGGAGCGGGGAGGTTGCCCGATCGGATTTTCCGGCGGATAAGGTACCGACCCGAAAGAAAGAATCCAATTCCCAAATCCTGAAAATCAAGGCCATGGGGCCTTTGGAACTGGAATTGGACGGGAAGAAAATCCCTCCCTCCGAATATTCCAGCAAAAAGAAACTTCTGAAACTCATTAAGCTCCTCGTGGTTCGTTACGGAAAAGGAATCCATAAGGAGGAATTGCTGGAGAACCTGTGGCCCGGAATGTCGGAAAAAAATGCCCTGAATAGTCTACACGCGTTATTGTTCCGATTGCGTAAGATTCTAGGAAATCCGGAAGCCTTAGTTTTTGCGGAGGATAGACTGTATTTCCATCCAGACCTGGTGATCGTGGATTTTTCGGAATTCGAACGGGAATTGGAGCAGGCCAATCGTCTGCTGAGAAATAAGAAAGAAGGAGAGGCTCTTGTCGGATTCAGAAATGCCCAGGAGCACTACAGAGGGGACTTTTTCGAATTCGATCTGTATTTTCCCGAATCCGATGTGAAGAGGGATTACTTAAGAAAAAGCCTGATTGAAACATACCGAATCCTTTGCGAATCGTCCCAAAAGAGTGGGAATGCGGAAGAACTGTTTCTGGATTCCGAAAGTTGGATTCGGCTAGATGATTTGGATGAAAGGGCCTGGAGATTCCACTTCGAGGCTCTGCAATTATTGGACCGGAAGAACGAAGCCCTCAGAAAATTCGAGGATCTGAAAAAGATCCTAAAAAAGGAGCTAGGGGTGGAACCGGAGCAGGATACGGTTGCGTTGGTCGAAAAGATTCGAACCGCAAACTCGGTTGCTTAA